From Candidatus Micrarchaeia archaeon, a single genomic window includes:
- a CDS encoding PH domain-containing protein encodes PFNKVTDINIKQGPIDQILGLYRISIQTAGMGHRIAEVTFMGLLNTDKPESIIKEQINKIQK; translated from the coding sequence TTCCATTCAATAAAGTGACTGATATCAATATTAAACAAGGCCCAATTGATCAGATTCTAGGTCTTTATAGAATTTCAATACAAACAGCAGGTATGGGCCACAGGATAGCTGAAGTTACTTTTATGGGTCTTTTAAATACTGATAAACCAGAATCAATTATAAAAGAACAGATTAATAAAA